Proteins encoded within one genomic window of Micromonospora halotolerans:
- a CDS encoding YkvA family protein, whose amino-acid sequence MSREAWVLVVLAAVAALATLVGAVLLAVRVVRTRRMLGALGVGGKVAFYGALIYTILPVDVLPDPIYLDDMGVLAGALLYLGRLAAKHRAAQRELPDRSESPPGTGRQHRPVP is encoded by the coding sequence GTGTCCCGTGAAGCCTGGGTACTTGTCGTGCTCGCCGCCGTCGCCGCGCTGGCGACGCTGGTCGGGGCGGTGCTGCTCGCCGTCCGGGTGGTCCGCACCCGCCGCATGCTGGGCGCGCTCGGGGTCGGTGGCAAGGTCGCCTTCTACGGCGCGCTGATCTACACGATCCTGCCAGTGGATGTGCTTCCCGACCCGATCTACCTGGACGACATGGGTGTGCTGGCCGGGGCGCTGCTCTACCTGGGCCGGCTGGCCGCGAAGCACCGGGCCGCGCAGCGCGAGCTGCCCGACCGGTCAGAATCCCCGCCGGGCACGGGCCGGCAGCACCGCCCCGTGCCATGA
- a CDS encoding hemerythrin domain-containing protein, whose translation MNDVRTERDVVDVLTTDHHEVEAIFVELESRQGSPEHRRQLADVMIAELVRHAVAEEAYVYPAARKALPDGDQLAEHEISEHADAERTMKELESVDPSDPRFDELLTHLTATIRHHVQDEESDLFPRLRAACAREELVELAGKVEAAKKSAPTRPHPAAPDHPPANRLLAPGAGLVDRMRDALSGRPTSLKELREKS comes from the coding sequence ATGAACGACGTACGGACGGAGCGGGACGTCGTCGACGTCCTGACGACGGACCACCACGAGGTCGAGGCGATCTTTGTCGAGCTGGAGAGCCGGCAGGGCAGCCCGGAGCACCGCCGGCAGCTCGCCGACGTGATGATCGCGGAGCTGGTCCGGCACGCGGTGGCCGAGGAGGCCTATGTCTACCCGGCCGCCCGCAAGGCGCTGCCCGACGGCGACCAGCTCGCCGAGCACGAGATCTCCGAGCACGCCGACGCCGAGCGGACCATGAAGGAGCTGGAGTCGGTGGATCCCTCCGACCCCCGCTTCGACGAGCTGCTGACCCACCTGACGGCGACCATCCGGCATCACGTGCAGGACGAGGAGAGCGACCTCTTCCCCCGGCTGCGCGCGGCCTGCGCCCGCGAGGAGCTGGTCGAGCTGGCCGGGAAGGTGGAGGCGGCGAAGAAGTCGGCGCCGACCCGGCCGCACCCGGCCGCGCCGGACCACCCGCCGGCGAACAGGCTGCTGGCCCCGGGCGCCGGCCTGGTCGACCGGATGCGCGACGCGCTCAGCGGCCGGCCCACCTCATTGAAGGAGCTGCGCGAGAAGTCCTGA
- a CDS encoding C39 family peptidase, which produces MNSIFRKSMLSVAGLVMCGGTVVGPAVAAQAAPSTALKGKGERSAGYEYEAQPNFFYCGPASTRIALSAEGKKISQDELAAKLGTTENGTDSAIDITRVLNEYTGGKYKTTEIRDDVATREQVERLRADVRAAVDQDRPVVANILGGALDIDGVEHSYPGHYVTVVEYKDDGNTVLIADPASPNEPTYWMDVTELANWIAGRGYSS; this is translated from the coding sequence ATGAACTCGATCTTCCGTAAGAGCATGCTGTCCGTCGCCGGTCTGGTGATGTGCGGCGGGACCGTCGTGGGCCCGGCCGTCGCGGCGCAGGCCGCCCCGTCGACCGCCCTCAAGGGCAAGGGCGAGCGCAGCGCCGGCTACGAGTACGAGGCGCAGCCGAACTTCTTCTACTGCGGCCCGGCCTCGACCCGGATCGCGCTCTCGGCCGAGGGCAAGAAGATCAGCCAGGACGAGCTGGCCGCCAAGCTGGGCACCACCGAGAACGGCACCGACTCGGCCATCGACATCACCCGGGTGCTCAACGAGTACACGGGCGGCAAGTACAAGACCACCGAGATCCGGGACGACGTGGCCACCAGGGAGCAGGTCGAGCGCCTGCGCGCCGACGTGAGGGCCGCCGTCGACCAGGACCGGCCGGTCGTCGCGAACATCCTGGGCGGCGCCCTGGACATCGACGGTGTGGAGCACAGCTACCCCGGCCACTACGTGACCGTGGTGGAGTACAAGGACGACGGCAACACGGTGCTGATCGCCGACCCGGCCAGCCCGAACGAGCCGACGTACTGGATGGACGTGACCGAGCTGGCCAACTGGATCGCCGGCCGCGGTTACAGCTCCTGA
- a CDS encoding pyridoxamine 5'-phosphate oxidase family protein translates to MAGDHRLDPHDERVARFFRDRHLATLTTLRADGTPHVVPVGVTFDADAGLARVITSGASAKARHVAAAGAAGTPVAVCHLDGRWWLTVEGRAVLRRDPESVAEAERRYAARYRTPRPNPQRVVIEIAVTRLLGSLPTGTT, encoded by the coding sequence ATGGCGGGCGACCACCGGCTGGACCCCCACGACGAGCGGGTCGCCCGGTTCTTCCGGGACCGGCATCTCGCCACGCTGACCACCCTGCGCGCGGACGGCACCCCGCACGTCGTACCGGTGGGGGTCACCTTCGACGCGGACGCCGGCCTGGCCCGCGTGATCACCTCGGGCGCCTCGGCCAAGGCGCGGCACGTCGCCGCGGCGGGCGCGGCGGGCACGCCCGTGGCGGTCTGCCACCTGGACGGCCGCTGGTGGCTCACCGTGGAGGGCCGGGCGGTGCTGCGCCGCGACCCGGAGTCGGTGGCGGAGGCCGAGCGGCGGTACGCCGCCCGCTACCGCACCCCGCGTCCGAATCCGCAGCGGGTGGTCATCGAGATCGCCGTGACCCGCCTCCTCGGCAGCCTTCCCACCGGCACCACCTGA
- a CDS encoding HAD family hydrolase, with protein sequence MPRPVIFDLFHTLVPGGDPERDRVVGEMALMVGVEPAALVDAYHATWRDRMTGWDAAETVRVLARQLGGAPTEEQVARAAAHRRALARRLLAGVPPSTVAVLDALRADGHPVGLVSNATAETAEAWPSTEVARRFDVAVFSCDVGLAKPDPAIYRLAAERLGVGPADCVFVGDGADGELAGAAAVGMTVVRTTEHNDSDPSWAGPALTALGELPDLLREPARGH encoded by the coding sequence GTGCCGCGACCGGTGATCTTCGACCTGTTCCACACCCTGGTGCCCGGTGGTGACCCCGAGCGGGACCGGGTGGTCGGTGAGATGGCGCTGATGGTGGGGGTGGAGCCGGCCGCGCTGGTCGACGCGTACCACGCCACCTGGCGGGACCGGATGACCGGTTGGGACGCCGCGGAGACCGTACGCGTCCTGGCCCGGCAGCTCGGCGGCGCGCCCACCGAGGAGCAGGTGGCCCGGGCGGCGGCGCACCGCCGCGCACTGGCCCGGCGGCTGCTGGCCGGCGTCCCGCCGTCGACCGTCGCGGTGCTGGACGCGCTGCGCGCCGACGGCCACCCGGTCGGGCTGGTCAGCAACGCCACCGCGGAGACCGCCGAGGCGTGGCCGTCGACCGAGGTGGCCCGCCGGTTCGACGTGGCGGTCTTCTCCTGCGACGTGGGCCTGGCGAAGCCCGACCCGGCGATCTACCGGCTGGCGGCCGAACGCCTCGGCGTCGGGCCGGCCGACTGCGTCTTCGTCGGTGACGGCGCCGACGGCGAGCTGGCCGGAGCGGCGGCGGTCGGCATGACGGTGGTCCGGACCACCGAGCACAACGACAGCGACCCGAGCTGGGCCGGCCCGGCGCTCACCGCGCTCGGCGAGCTGCCCGACCTGCTGCGCGAGCCGGCCCGGGGGCACTGA
- a CDS encoding alkaline phosphatase — protein MNFRSSRWLLAPVVAGVVAAAGLSLANPITDADAGAAKGKARNVIFINGDGMSAAQREAARLYLAGLDGQLAMDKLPYSGQLTTSPHDPKTPITDSAAAATAWATGEKTYNGAISVDVDGNPLPTLGAQAKAAGKSTGLVTTAQVTDASPAAFFANTADRGAQDEIARQYLDVTRPDVILGGGEDWWLPAGTAGAYPDKPAEDTSEASRGTKGDLIAKAKAKGYRYVSTPAELQAAKGDKLLGLFGNEELFQQRPEGQGDVYAPPASLATMTEKALSTLSTNKKGFFLLVEEEGIDEFAHNNNGTRMLQALGELEKAVAVARNFAATHPDTLVVVTGDHECGGLTVEDTATSDESGDDISAEDGPFPIKGSSQSFNLDWTTSGHTGADVPVTAYGPLAEQFTGKHPNTHVHDVLSQVLTH, from the coding sequence GTGAATTTCCGTTCCAGCCGCTGGCTGCTCGCCCCCGTCGTCGCGGGGGTGGTGGCCGCCGCCGGACTGAGCCTGGCCAACCCGATCACCGACGCCGACGCCGGCGCGGCGAAGGGCAAGGCCCGCAACGTCATCTTCATCAACGGTGACGGCATGTCCGCCGCCCAGCGCGAGGCGGCCCGCCTCTACCTGGCCGGCCTCGACGGCCAGCTCGCCATGGACAAGCTGCCGTACTCCGGCCAGCTCACCACCAGCCCGCACGACCCGAAGACGCCGATCACCGACTCGGCCGCGGCGGCCACCGCCTGGGCCACCGGCGAGAAGACCTACAACGGCGCGATCAGCGTCGACGTGGACGGCAACCCACTGCCCACCCTCGGCGCCCAGGCCAAGGCGGCCGGCAAGTCCACCGGCCTGGTCACCACGGCCCAGGTCACCGACGCCAGCCCGGCGGCGTTCTTCGCCAACACCGCCGACCGCGGCGCGCAGGACGAGATCGCCCGGCAGTACCTGGACGTCACCCGCCCCGACGTGATCCTGGGCGGTGGCGAGGACTGGTGGCTGCCCGCCGGCACCGCCGGCGCGTACCCGGACAAGCCGGCCGAGGACACGTCCGAGGCCAGCCGGGGCACCAAGGGCGACCTGATTGCCAAGGCGAAGGCCAAGGGCTACCGCTACGTCTCCACGCCCGCGGAGCTCCAGGCCGCCAAGGGCGACAAGCTTCTCGGCCTCTTCGGCAACGAGGAGCTGTTCCAGCAGCGACCCGAGGGCCAGGGCGACGTCTACGCCCCGCCGGCCAGCCTGGCCACGATGACCGAGAAGGCGCTCTCGACGTTGTCGACGAACAAGAAGGGCTTCTTCCTCCTCGTCGAGGAGGAGGGCATCGACGAGTTCGCCCACAACAACAACGGCACCCGGATGCTCCAGGCGCTCGGCGAGCTGGAGAAGGCCGTGGCGGTCGCCCGCAACTTCGCGGCCACCCACCCGGACACCCTGGTCGTGGTGACCGGCGACCACGAGTGCGGCGGCCTGACCGTCGAGGACACCGCCACCTCCGACGAGTCCGGTGACGACATCTCGGCCGAGGACGGCCCGTTCCCGATCAAGGGCAGCAGCCAGAGCTTCAACCTGGACTGGACGACCAGCGGCCACACCGGCGCCGACGTGCCGGTGACCGCGTACGGGCCGCTGGCCGAGCAGTTCACCGGCAAGCACCCGAACACCCACGTGCACGACGTGCTGTCGCAGGTCCTCACCCACTGA
- a CDS encoding SMP-30/gluconolactonase/LRE family protein translates to MDRFRTRFEVRDERFRRVNGDEWTECLWTGGRWLEGPAWFPAGRHLVFSDIPNDRLLRWDETTGAVGVFRQPAGYANGHTVDRRGRLVSCEQGNRRVTRTEADGTDTVLAERWRGKRLNSPNDVVEHSDGSIWFTDPSYGIDSDYEGHRAESEIGGNHVYRVDPHDGEVRLVADDFGQPNGLAFNLDESLLYVVDTRAKHLRRFAVTEGGTLRGGEVFATCDAGSFDGVRLDDAGRVWAAAHDGLHCFDPDGTLLGKLHLPEVVANFTFGGPKRNQLYICASSSLFSLRVNVNGARYPGW, encoded by the coding sequence GTGGATCGGTTCAGGACACGTTTCGAGGTACGGGACGAGCGGTTCCGCCGGGTCAACGGCGACGAGTGGACGGAGTGCCTGTGGACCGGGGGCCGCTGGCTGGAGGGTCCGGCCTGGTTCCCCGCCGGGCGTCACCTGGTCTTCAGCGACATCCCGAACGACCGGCTGCTGCGCTGGGACGAGACCACCGGCGCGGTCGGGGTGTTCCGCCAGCCGGCCGGCTACGCCAACGGGCACACCGTCGACCGGCGGGGACGGCTGGTGAGCTGCGAGCAGGGCAACCGGCGGGTCACCCGGACCGAGGCCGACGGCACCGACACGGTGCTCGCCGAGCGCTGGCGCGGCAAGCGGCTGAACAGCCCCAACGACGTGGTCGAGCACTCCGACGGGTCGATCTGGTTCACCGACCCGAGCTACGGCATCGACAGCGACTACGAGGGCCACCGGGCCGAGAGTGAGATCGGCGGCAACCACGTCTACCGGGTCGACCCGCACGACGGTGAGGTGCGCCTGGTCGCCGACGACTTCGGGCAGCCGAACGGGCTGGCGTTCAACCTCGACGAGTCCCTGCTCTACGTGGTCGACACCCGGGCGAAGCACCTGCGCCGGTTCGCGGTGACCGAGGGCGGCACGCTGCGCGGCGGCGAGGTCTTCGCCACCTGCGACGCCGGCTCCTTCGACGGCGTACGCCTCGACGACGCCGGCCGGGTCTGGGCGGCGGCGCACGACGGGCTGCACTGCTTCGACCCGGACGGCACGCTGCTCGGCAAGCTGCACCTGCCGGAGGTGGTCGCCAACTTCACCTTCGGCGGCCCGAAGCGCAACCAGCTTTACATCTGCGCCTCCAGCTCGCTGTTCAGCCTCCGGGTCAACGTCAACGGCGCGCGCTACCCGGGCTGGTGA
- a CDS encoding WXG100 family type VII secretion target: MSEYTQRYEHVSHKELYQGVNAGDPKQIDGLSAQWTSMKGTLDDLSRDLTADLDALLKTWTGDAAREFHRRLNLVADYSGNLAEGMTGIRQGLDMMASELRTAQAKAESPEETDDNDKLLSGAGKGFLVGGVPGALVGGIVGHEQDKAEQEKAHQRMVQVVAKLAEGYDFSAYGRIVVPEPPDSGLPGHGDPTDPTLKSGPSVGTPSAGPGVGSFGPAANGTATTSGVHHTAPGSGTVGGTTGGGDTTGGQPGAGTPGTIGAGSTVEPTGTSLAGAAPLTATGPTTGLAAGPGLGGTNATLPTAGGGGSLYGMPGVLGGTGSLAGSGGGSAGSGRMGGIGAESRSAAGTGRLASGRGLTVETEGRSTGKGGTTGRPAMAGRNGVLGARGGEDDEAEGRLTWLTEDEMVWSDGEAAPPPVLGGN; the protein is encoded by the coding sequence GTGTCTGAATACACCCAGCGCTACGAGCACGTCAGCCACAAGGAGCTCTACCAGGGCGTCAACGCCGGTGACCCGAAGCAGATCGACGGGCTCAGCGCCCAGTGGACGTCGATGAAGGGCACCCTCGACGACCTCAGCCGGGATCTGACCGCCGACCTGGACGCGCTGCTGAAGACCTGGACGGGCGACGCCGCCCGCGAGTTCCACCGCCGGCTCAACCTGGTCGCCGACTACTCCGGCAACCTGGCCGAGGGCATGACGGGCATCCGACAGGGGCTCGACATGATGGCCAGCGAGCTGCGCACCGCCCAGGCGAAGGCGGAGAGCCCCGAGGAGACCGACGACAACGACAAGCTGCTCTCCGGCGCCGGCAAGGGCTTCCTGGTCGGCGGTGTGCCGGGCGCGCTGGTCGGCGGCATCGTCGGCCACGAGCAGGACAAGGCCGAGCAGGAGAAGGCGCACCAGCGGATGGTGCAGGTGGTCGCCAAGCTTGCCGAGGGCTACGACTTCTCGGCCTACGGCCGGATCGTCGTGCCGGAGCCGCCGGATTCGGGGCTCCCGGGTCACGGCGACCCGACGGACCCGACGCTGAAGAGCGGCCCCTCGGTCGGCACGCCGTCGGCCGGGCCGGGCGTGGGAAGCTTCGGTCCCGCCGCGAACGGCACCGCCACCACCTCGGGCGTGCACCACACCGCCCCGGGCAGCGGCACGGTCGGCGGCACGACGGGCGGCGGTGACACGACGGGCGGCCAGCCCGGCGCGGGCACGCCGGGCACCATCGGCGCGGGCAGCACGGTCGAGCCGACCGGCACCTCGCTCGCCGGTGCGGCCCCGCTGACCGCGACCGGCCCGACCACCGGCCTGGCGGCGGGCCCCGGGCTCGGCGGCACCAACGCGACCCTGCCGACCGCCGGGGGCGGCGGCTCGCTCTACGGCATGCCGGGCGTGCTGGGCGGCACCGGGTCGCTGGCCGGCTCGGGCGGCGGCTCGGCGGGCTCCGGCCGGATGGGCGGGATCGGCGCCGAGAGCCGGTCGGCCGCGGGCACCGGCCGCCTCGCCTCCGGACGGGGCCTGACGGTCGAGACGGAGGGCCGGTCCACCGGCAAGGGCGGCACGACCGGGCGTCCCGCCATGGCCGGCCGCAACGGTGTGCTGGGCGCGCGTGGCGGCGAGGACGACGAGGCCGAGGGCCGGCTGACCTGGCTGACCGAGGACGAGATGGTCTGGTCCGACGGCGAGGCGGCCCCGCCGCCGGTGCTCGGCGGCAACTGA